A genomic region of Palaemon carinicauda isolate YSFRI2023 chromosome 11, ASM3689809v2, whole genome shotgun sequence contains the following coding sequences:
- the LOC137649485 gene encoding uncharacterized protein translates to MKFTWDPQTTNIEDHQITLTSLPVTCRALLTPSHTGYFFVEVEFQRVCMESSRGYVVLCIISLVSLTGYVVLCIIFIVSLTSYVVLCIIFIVSLTSYVVLSIIFIVSLTSYVVLCIISLVSLTGYVVLCIIFIVSLTSYVVLCIIFIVSLTSYVVLCIIFIVSLTSYVVLCIIFLVPLTGYVVLCIIFIVSLTSYVVLSIIFIVSLTSYVVLCIMFYRLLKTVMLCCV, encoded by the exons ATCACACTCACTTCTCTGCCAGTGACCTGCAGGGCACTGTTAACTCCCTCTCACACCGGGTATTTCTTTGTTGAGGTTGAGTTCCAGAGGGTATGTATGGAGAGTTCCAGAGG CTATGTTGTGCTGTGTATAATCTCTCTCGTCTCCTTAACCGGCTATGTTGTCCTGTGTATAATCTTTATCGTCTCCCTAACCAGCTATGTTGTGCTGTGTATAATCTTTATCGTCTCCCTAACCAG CTATGTTGTGCTGAGTATAATCTTTATCGTCTCCCTAACCAGCTATGTTGTGCTGTGTATAATCTCTCTCGTCTCCTTAACCGGCTATGTTGTCCTGTGTATAATCTTTATCGTCTCCCTAACCAGCTATGTTGTGCTGTGTATAATCTTTATCGTCTCCCTAACCAGCTATGTTGTGCTGTGTATAATCTTTATCGTCTCCCTAACCAGCTATGTTGTGCTGTGTATAATCTTTCTCGTCCCCTTAACCGGCTATGTTGTCCTGTGTATAATCTTTATCGTCTCCCTAACCAGCTATGTTGTGCTGAGTATAATCTTTATCGTCTCCCTAACCAGCTATGTTGTGCTGTGTATAATGTTTTATCGTCTCCTTAAAACAGTCATGTTGTGCTGTGTATAA